CACTTAAACTAACAGTCAATGATTTGGAACGAATGTGCAATCAAAGTTGGTATGCAATATATGCTTTTGATAAACAACAATTAGTGGGTATGGGACGTATTATTTCGGATGGTGTGATTACTGGAATTGTATGTGGAGTGTGTGTAATACCAAGCTATCAATCCGAGGGAATCGGCAAAGAAATGATGAATCGAATAATTCAACATTGTGAGCAAAATCGAGTAATTCCTCAACTTATGTGTGTGGAAAATTTGGAATCATATTACGAAACTTTTGGATTTGAGAAATTTACCATTGGTATGACAAAGAGAATAAATCGATAATCTTAACTTTTTTTATTTGCAAAGCTGAAGTATCTAAGCTATATTTAATTTAATTAGATAATCTAACTATATGAGAAAGGAGGTATTTGATTGAACAGAAAGCCTGCCAAAGAATATACAACAGAGCAGCAGTTGCCACAGCTTGGAACAGCGCCTTATTTGGATTTGATGGATCGTACAGCCTCTTCCGATACAGATCGGAATTCAGCGCATTTGGGACTTATTATGCTCTGGCTGGGAGATAACACTTTGGATTTGATGGATATTCAATTATCCTCTTTCGATATTACCGAAAGCAAGCTGGATCTACTATTGTTATTATCCCTTCACGCAGGGCAGGAGCTGGTTACACCTTCGTCCCTTGCCGATCGATTGGGGATTCGCCGATCCTCCGTCACGTCATTATTGAATTGGCTAGAAAAAAGAAATTGGATCATACGCGAACCGTATGCAAAGGACGGCCGTATGACCCACGTTCGTATCAGTTCCGAAGGCGACAAGCTCGTGAAACAAGTATTGCCCACATTCTGGTCAACCTGCGCATCTCTTGTAGAAGGATTAGATAAAGAAGAGCAGGAAGTGTTCAAAAGAGCGCTGGTAAAACTCAATAATAATATAGAAAAACGACTGGGATCAGGCAGATAATTTTTTTAACCATATAGTTAGATAATCTAATTACATGAAATTCGATCCAGGTCGGATTTGATAACTACATGAAGTTTATTTTGACATGAAGGTATGTGATTCAAATGAAACAAACTCAACGTATCGTGAACCAGCAGCAGAGTCGAGCGCACCATTTTATTACACTACGTACTATGGTTAAGGAGATGTTCTTGCATACAAAGACACAATGGGGCTTGCTTGTGCTTGGGGCTGTCTCTGTACTAGCCATCTCCATTCTAGAATTTATAATTCCTCAGTTAACCAAAAACATAATAGATCAGATTATCCCGGATAAAAGGTATCACGCACTGCTGGAAACGGGAATTCTTATTCTGCTAGCCGCATTGCTGCTAGGAGTCTTTAACTTCGCTAGCAGTTATGTGATGACACTTGTCAGTCAGAAGGCCATTTTTCAGTTGCGGAATAAACTCTACCAACACACCCTAAGTTTGGATTTAAAGTTTTATGATCGCAATCGAACCGGGGATCTCATGGCAAGGCTGACGGGTGATGTGAATCAATTGCAAGAACTGGTTTCAGCCAATAGCTTTTCCATCGTTGCTGACGTCATTACCTTTGCAGCGATAGTGGGGTATTTATTTTATACAGACTGGCAATTAGCATTATTGACGCTGATTACCTTGCCCCTCTTATTTGTTACATCACGATTTTTCAGTCTGCGTATTAAAAGTGCCTATCGATTAGTTCGTCAAGTATCGG
Above is a window of Paenibacillus uliginis N3/975 DNA encoding:
- a CDS encoding MarR family winged helix-turn-helix transcriptional regulator, which translates into the protein MNRKPAKEYTTEQQLPQLGTAPYLDLMDRTASSDTDRNSAHLGLIMLWLGDNTLDLMDIQLSSFDITESKLDLLLLLSLHAGQELVTPSSLADRLGIRRSSVTSLLNWLEKRNWIIREPYAKDGRMTHVRISSEGDKLVKQVLPTFWSTCASLVEGLDKEEQEVFKRALVKLNNNIEKRLGSGR
- a CDS encoding GNAT family N-acetyltransferase, which translates into the protein MDKSIYYTIEPPNNFEQLLTLYESLGWNSLKLTVNDLERMCNQSWYAIYAFDKQQLVGMGRIISDGVITGIVCGVCVIPSYQSEGIGKEMMNRIIQHCEQNRVIPQLMCVENLESYYETFGFEKFTIGMTKRINR